One Pecten maximus chromosome 7, xPecMax1.1, whole genome shotgun sequence genomic window carries:
- the LOC117331765 gene encoding uncharacterized protein LOC117331765 yields MITCVNNALFNGIRDWSKGMELTGRELYRKYLRFANKSNLLQSSLKWFDNVGLFDGVRKGEYTVKLQEFIHNTGLKQSYVSAMVQSLLVSRILDIGCYGEVDFPEEYADDLIDVINECEIAPELENVVDVMYACARIGSEGYTPEQRSLVWRAIILDEALEVVKTTIERSEGVVRKILDINCSHGDLTMRLAEEFPAKIVHGCDISTSNIQHCNTKSYDTQNVTFFTVPSFTELSPNWSKTYDVVTLLQAVPHDNTNTKEIILEAARIVQDDGHIIYIEPEVDDNPRDNKFPESAYDHAVSYWYRIPSGDSDVSESDYQVDNTENFLRDCGLRVEGHHLIHCSIRNHAFVCVKD; encoded by the exons ATGATTACATGTGTCAATAATGCATTATTTAATGGTATTAGAGATTGGAGCAAAGGAATGGAACTGACAGGAAGGGAACTTTATAGAAAATATCTACGATTTGCAAATAAGAGCAATCTGCTTCAATCCAGTCTAAAATGGTTCGATAATGTTGGATTGTTTGATGGTGTCCGGAAAGGCGAATACACTGTCAAACTCCAGGAATTCATACACAATACTGGATTGAAACAAAG CTATGTCTCCGCGATGGTCCAGTCACTCCTTGTATCTCGTATACTGGACATTGGTTGTTACGGGGAAGTTGATTTCCCTGAAGAATACGCTGACGACTTgattgacgtcatcaatgaaTGCGAAATTGCTCCTGAACTTGAAAACGTTGTTGACGTCATGTACGCATGCGCAAGGATTGGCAGTGAAG ggtatacaccagaacaaaggTCCCTTGTGTGGAGAGCCATCATTCTAGACGAGGCTCTTGAAGTGGTAAAGACTACAATTGAACGAAGTGAAG GAGTGGTCAGAAAAATATTAGACATCAATTGTAGCCATGGAGATTTGACTATGAGATTGGCAGAGGAGTTCCCGGCAAAGATAGTCCACGGGTGTGATATATCCACTAGCAATATACAGCATTGTAACACTAAATCGTATGATACGCAAAACGTTACATTTTTCACCGTTCCTAGTTTTACTGAGTTATCACCGAACTGGAGCAAGACCTATGACGTCGTAACGTTGCTCCAAGCAGTCCCTCACGACAATACAAACACCAAAGAAATCATCCTGGAGGCAGCGCGGATTGTACAAGATGATGGACATATCATTTACATCGAACCGGAAGTTGACGATAACCCACGTGACAACAAGTTTCCCGAGTCTGCGTACGACCATGCTGTGTCTTATTGGTACCGTATACCCAGTGGAGATTCAGATGTTTCTGAGAGCGATTATCAGGTAGACAACACAGAGAACTTCCTAAGGGACTGTGGACTCAGAGTTGAAGGTCACCATCTCATACATTGTAGTATACGAAACCATGCCTTCGTGTGTGTCAAGGACTGA